A section of the Lepus europaeus isolate LE1 chromosome 19, mLepTim1.pri, whole genome shotgun sequence genome encodes:
- the LOC133748717 gene encoding vomeronasal type-1 receptor 4-like, which yields MVTRDWTTGTIYLSQTITGVLGNFSLLSHYLYLYFIGCKFRSTDLIIKHLTVANCLVILSRGVPQTMTALGMKHFLSDIGCKLMFYVHRVGRDVSISSTCLLSIFQAITVSPRNTLWAELKAKAHKYIGPSVILFWIVNMILNILVPTGVSAKWSEKNVTKKTDYGYCYSITNDKLKEYGRLYAALVLLRDVFFVVLLLWSSSSMVVTLYRHKKQIQYIHGTNVSSRSSPESRATQSILILVSSFVSLFTLSSILHICLTVIRNPSFWLVNTSALLAGSFPTVSPYILMSHDSRVQRLCCACTRNTESHI from the coding sequence ATGGTCACCAGAGACTGGACAACGGGAACGATTTACTTATCACAGACCATTACAGGAGTCCTGGGgaacttctctcttctttctcattatctctatctctacttcaTAGGATGCAAGTTTAGGTCCACAGATTTGATCATCAAACACCTGACTGTAGCCAACTGCTTAGTCATTCTCTCTAGAGGAGTTCCCCAAACCATGACTGCTTTGGGGATGAAGCATTTCCTCAGTGATATTGGGTGCAAGCTCATGTTCTATGTGCACAGAGTGGGCAGAGATGTGTCCATTAGCAGCACCTGCCTCTTGAGCATCTTCCAGGCCATCACTGTCAGTCCCAGGAACACTCTGTGGGCCGAGCTCAAAGCAAAGGCTCACAAATATATTGGCCCTTCTGTTATCCTCTTCTGGATTGTGAACATGATACTAAATATCCTGGTACCTACGGGTGTGAGTGCAAAGTGGAGTGAAAAAAATGTCACAAAGAAAACTGATTATGGCTACTGCTATTCAATCACTAATGACAAACTTAAAGAGTATGGAAGACTGTATGCAGCACTGGTGTTATTACGAGATGTTTTCTTTGTGGTCCTCTTGCTGTGGTCCAGCAGCTCCATGGTTGTCACCCTGTACAGGCACAAGAAGCAGATCCAATATATCCATGGGACCAACGTCTCCTCCAGGTCCTCCCCAGAGTCCAGAGCCACCCAAAGCATCCTCATCTTGGTGAGCTCCTTTGTGTCTTTATTCACTCTCTCCTCCATCTTACATATTTGCTTGACTGTTATAAGAAATCCCAGTTTTTGGCTGGTGAACACCTCTGCACTACTTGCTGGGAGTTTCCCCACTGTGAGCCCCTACATTCTCATGAGCCACGACTCCAGGGTACAGAGGCTCTGCTGTGCCTGCACCAGGAATACAGAATCCCATATTTAG